The following are from one region of the Coffea eugenioides isolate CCC68of chromosome 2, Ceug_1.0, whole genome shotgun sequence genome:
- the LOC113762376 gene encoding DNA polymerase kappa isoform X3 encodes MAETSKSSESSLVSASDAYCSELKPWESYHTVYTNAKAGMEGVDKERVQRIVYEMSKGSKYFENEERKEACMMQKIENMRSRSAKLTAADLSHYQKVADKKILELEAHRDLLRIWLHVDMDAFFAAVETLCNPALQGKPMAVGSMSMISTANYEARKFGVRAAMPGFIARKLCPQLIFVPVDFKKYTHYSELTRKVFYKYDPNFLGASLDEAYLDITNVCQERGITGAEVAEELRKNVYNETGLTCSAGVAPNRLLAKVCSDINKPNGQFVLQNDRVAVITFISSLPIRKIGGIGKVTEQILKNVFGITTCEEMLQKSSFLCALFSRSSSDFFFSVALGLGGTDTPQIRFRKSISNERTFSATGDEELLHKKIVDLAEMLSADMRKEGISGKTLTLKLKTASFEVRTRAVTLPNFISSSEDILKHASKLLKAELPVSLRLIGLRMSQFSDDKNDVPSDPTQRTLSNYVIPGGPSRSNINDSMQLGSEISDSAFSIDTDGDFPIDSHERCSESVDASSYDQMTNVPVGNCILGQKTEEVWSNVEPTTNEVTENDNEPSIVGKSVKPFANGDSLPVKRDSFLGGFDGSRGHTSEIRIHHEDLNAGFSSHQRVSFFWAEDYKCSICGVELPPSFVEERQEHSDFHLAERLQEEESGDNVISLTVKRRLVQREHTIQDRKTRKKQKPSPTGGKHVPIDVYFAKTSQNF; translated from the exons atgGCCGAAACCTCAAAGAGCAGCGAAAGCTCACTGGTCTCAGCCTCGGATGCCTACTGTTCTGAGCTTAAGCCATGGGAATCCTATCACACTGTCTACACTAACGCCAAAGCAG GTATGGAAGGGGTGGATAAGGAAAGAGTGCAGAGAATAGTTTACGAGATGAGTAAAGGTTCTAAATATTTTGAGAATGAGGAAAGAAAGGAGGCTTGTATGATGCAGAAAATCGAAAACATGCGCTCCCGTTCCGCTAAGCTCACTGCTGCTGATTTGTCTCACTATCAGAAG GTTGCTGATAAGAAGATTTTAGAGCTGGAAGCGCATCGTGATTTATTGAGGATTTGGCTGCATGTAGATATGGATGCTTTTTTTGCTGCTGTTGAGACATTATGTAATCCGGCATTACAAGGCAAGCCAATGGCTGTTGGTAGCATGTCTATGATCTCTACAGCGAATTATGAG GCAAGGAAATTTGGTGTACGAGCTGCTATGCCTGGATTTATAGCACGTAAATTGTGTCCTCAATTGATTTTTGTTCCTGTTGACTTCAAGAAATATACCCATTATAGTGAATTAACAAGAAAAG TTTTCTATAAATATGATCCCAACTTTTTGGGTGCAAGTTTGGATGAGGCATACCTGGATATAACAAATGTCTGCCAAGAAAGAGGCATAACTGGTGCAGAG GTGGCTGAGGAGCTCAGGAAGAATGTCTACAATGAGACGGGCCTTACTTGTAGTGCTGGAGTTGCACCAAATCGCTTACTTGCTAAG GTTTGCTCTGATATTAACAAGCCAAATGGTCAATTTGTACTACAGAATGATCGCGTGGCTGTCATTACATTTATTTCTTCACTTCCTATAAGAAAG ATAGGGGGGATTGGTAAGGTAACTGAACAGATCTTAAAGAATGTCTTTGGAATTACAACATGCGAGGAGATGCTGCAAAAGAGTAGTTTTCTCTGTGCACTTTTCTCCCGCTCTTCATCAG ACTTTTTCTTCTCAGTTGCTCTGGGACTTGGGGGAACCGATACCCCTCAAATTAGGTTTAGGAAAAGCATAAGCAATGAAAGGACATTTTCTGCCACTGGTGATGAGGAATTGCTTCACAAGAAAATAG TCGATCTTGCTGAAATGCTTTCTGCTGACATGAGAAAAGAGGGCATTAGTGGAAAAACATTGACGTTAAAGTTGAAAACTGCATCCTTTGAG GTCCGGACGCGTGCTGTAACTTTACCAAATTTTATAAGCTCCAGTGAGGATATTTTGAAGCATGCTTCAAAACTATTGAAGGCCGAACTCCCTGTATCTTTGAGACTGATAG GACTCCGGATGTCTCAGTTCAGTGATGACAAAAATGATGTTCCTTCTGATCCTACACAAAGAACTCTTTCCAACTATGTCATTCCGGGAGGTCCTTCCAGAAGTAATATCAATGACAGCATGCAGTTGGGCTCGGAAATTAGTGATAGTGCTTTTTCTATTGACACAGATGGAGATTTTCCAATTGACAGCCATGAGAGATGTTCTGAATCAGTGGATGCAAGCAGTTATGACCAAATGACCAATGTTCCTGTTGGGAACTGCATCCTGGGGCAGAAGACTGAAGAAGTTTGGAGCAATGTTGAACCTACGACCAATGAGGTGACAGAAAAT GATAATGAACCTAGTATAGTAGGGAAATCAGTTAAGCCATTTGCAAATGGAGATTCTCTTCCAGTAAAAAGGGATTCTTTTCTTGGAGGGTTTGATGGAAGCCGTGGACATACATCAGAAATCAGGATCCACCATGAAGATCTTAATGCAGGGTTTTCATCACATCAGAGAGTATCATTTTTCTGGGCGGAGGATTACAAGTGCTCAATATGCGGGGTGGAACTGCCTCCAAGTTTTGTTGAGGAAAGGCAGGAGCATTCGGATTTCCATCTTGCTGAGAGGCTTCAAGAGGAGGAGTCAGGAGACAATGTTATAAGCCTTACGGTTAAGCGGAG GTTGGTCCAGAGAGAACATACTATCCAGGACAGGAAGACAAGGAAAAAGCAGAAACCATCTCCAACAGGTGGTAAACATGTTCCAATCGATGTCTACTTTGCAAAGACGAGTCAAAATTTCTGA
- the LOC113762376 gene encoding DNA polymerase kappa isoform X2 codes for MAETSKSSESSLVSASDAYCSELKPWESYHTVYTNAKAGMEGVDKERVQRIVYEMSKGSKYFENEERKEACMMQKIENMRSRSAKLTAADLSHYQKVADKKILELEAHRDLLRIWLHVDMDAFFAAVETLCNPALQGKPMAVGSMSMISTANYEARKFGVRAAMPGFIARKLCPQLIFVPVDFKKYTHYSELTRKVFYKYDPNFLGASLDEAYLDITNVCQERGITGAEVAEELRKNVYNETGLTCSAGVAPNRLLAKVCSDINKPNGQFVLQNDRVAVITFISSLPIRKIGGIGKVTEQILKNVFGITTCEEMLQKSSFLCALFSRSSSDFFFSVALGLGGTDTPQIRFRKSISNERTFSATGDEELLHKKIVDLAEMLSADMRKEGISGKTLTLKLKTASFEVRTRAVTLPNFISSSEDILKHASKLLKAELPVSLRLIGLRMSQFSDDKNDVPSDPTQRTLSNYVIPGGPSRSNINDSMQLGSEISDSAFSIDTDGDFPIDSHERCSESVDASSYDQMTNVPVGNCILGQKTEEVWSNVEPTTNEDNEPSIVGKSVKPFANGDSLPVKRDSFLGGFDGSRGHTSEIRIHHEDLNAGFSSHQRVSFFWAEDYKCSICGVELPPSFVEERQEHSDFHLAERLQEEESGDNVISLTVKRSAYWSSVLKSSMCARLVQREHTIQDRKTRKKQKPSPTGGKHVPIDVYFAKTSQNF; via the exons atgGCCGAAACCTCAAAGAGCAGCGAAAGCTCACTGGTCTCAGCCTCGGATGCCTACTGTTCTGAGCTTAAGCCATGGGAATCCTATCACACTGTCTACACTAACGCCAAAGCAG GTATGGAAGGGGTGGATAAGGAAAGAGTGCAGAGAATAGTTTACGAGATGAGTAAAGGTTCTAAATATTTTGAGAATGAGGAAAGAAAGGAGGCTTGTATGATGCAGAAAATCGAAAACATGCGCTCCCGTTCCGCTAAGCTCACTGCTGCTGATTTGTCTCACTATCAGAAG GTTGCTGATAAGAAGATTTTAGAGCTGGAAGCGCATCGTGATTTATTGAGGATTTGGCTGCATGTAGATATGGATGCTTTTTTTGCTGCTGTTGAGACATTATGTAATCCGGCATTACAAGGCAAGCCAATGGCTGTTGGTAGCATGTCTATGATCTCTACAGCGAATTATGAG GCAAGGAAATTTGGTGTACGAGCTGCTATGCCTGGATTTATAGCACGTAAATTGTGTCCTCAATTGATTTTTGTTCCTGTTGACTTCAAGAAATATACCCATTATAGTGAATTAACAAGAAAAG TTTTCTATAAATATGATCCCAACTTTTTGGGTGCAAGTTTGGATGAGGCATACCTGGATATAACAAATGTCTGCCAAGAAAGAGGCATAACTGGTGCAGAG GTGGCTGAGGAGCTCAGGAAGAATGTCTACAATGAGACGGGCCTTACTTGTAGTGCTGGAGTTGCACCAAATCGCTTACTTGCTAAG GTTTGCTCTGATATTAACAAGCCAAATGGTCAATTTGTACTACAGAATGATCGCGTGGCTGTCATTACATTTATTTCTTCACTTCCTATAAGAAAG ATAGGGGGGATTGGTAAGGTAACTGAACAGATCTTAAAGAATGTCTTTGGAATTACAACATGCGAGGAGATGCTGCAAAAGAGTAGTTTTCTCTGTGCACTTTTCTCCCGCTCTTCATCAG ACTTTTTCTTCTCAGTTGCTCTGGGACTTGGGGGAACCGATACCCCTCAAATTAGGTTTAGGAAAAGCATAAGCAATGAAAGGACATTTTCTGCCACTGGTGATGAGGAATTGCTTCACAAGAAAATAG TCGATCTTGCTGAAATGCTTTCTGCTGACATGAGAAAAGAGGGCATTAGTGGAAAAACATTGACGTTAAAGTTGAAAACTGCATCCTTTGAG GTCCGGACGCGTGCTGTAACTTTACCAAATTTTATAAGCTCCAGTGAGGATATTTTGAAGCATGCTTCAAAACTATTGAAGGCCGAACTCCCTGTATCTTTGAGACTGATAG GACTCCGGATGTCTCAGTTCAGTGATGACAAAAATGATGTTCCTTCTGATCCTACACAAAGAACTCTTTCCAACTATGTCATTCCGGGAGGTCCTTCCAGAAGTAATATCAATGACAGCATGCAGTTGGGCTCGGAAATTAGTGATAGTGCTTTTTCTATTGACACAGATGGAGATTTTCCAATTGACAGCCATGAGAGATGTTCTGAATCAGTGGATGCAAGCAGTTATGACCAAATGACCAATGTTCCTGTTGGGAACTGCATCCTGGGGCAGAAGACTGAAGAAGTTTGGAGCAATGTTGAACCTACGACCAATGAG GATAATGAACCTAGTATAGTAGGGAAATCAGTTAAGCCATTTGCAAATGGAGATTCTCTTCCAGTAAAAAGGGATTCTTTTCTTGGAGGGTTTGATGGAAGCCGTGGACATACATCAGAAATCAGGATCCACCATGAAGATCTTAATGCAGGGTTTTCATCACATCAGAGAGTATCATTTTTCTGGGCGGAGGATTACAAGTGCTCAATATGCGGGGTGGAACTGCCTCCAAGTTTTGTTGAGGAAAGGCAGGAGCATTCGGATTTCCATCTTGCTGAGAGGCTTCAAGAGGAGGAGTCAGGAGACAATGTTATAAGCCTTACGGTTAAGCGGAG TGCCTACTGGAGTTCTGTTCTAAAGAGTTCAATGTGTGCCAGGTTGGTCCAGAGAGAACATACTATCCAGGACAGGAAGACAAGGAAAAAGCAGAAACCATCTCCAACAGGTGGTAAACATGTTCCAATCGATGTCTACTTTGCAAAGACGAGTCAAAATTTCTGA
- the LOC113762376 gene encoding DNA polymerase kappa isoform X1: protein MAETSKSSESSLVSASDAYCSELKPWESYHTVYTNAKAGMEGVDKERVQRIVYEMSKGSKYFENEERKEACMMQKIENMRSRSAKLTAADLSHYQKVADKKILELEAHRDLLRIWLHVDMDAFFAAVETLCNPALQGKPMAVGSMSMISTANYEARKFGVRAAMPGFIARKLCPQLIFVPVDFKKYTHYSELTRKVFYKYDPNFLGASLDEAYLDITNVCQERGITGAEVAEELRKNVYNETGLTCSAGVAPNRLLAKVCSDINKPNGQFVLQNDRVAVITFISSLPIRKIGGIGKVTEQILKNVFGITTCEEMLQKSSFLCALFSRSSSDFFFSVALGLGGTDTPQIRFRKSISNERTFSATGDEELLHKKIVDLAEMLSADMRKEGISGKTLTLKLKTASFEVRTRAVTLPNFISSSEDILKHASKLLKAELPVSLRLIGLRMSQFSDDKNDVPSDPTQRTLSNYVIPGGPSRSNINDSMQLGSEISDSAFSIDTDGDFPIDSHERCSESVDASSYDQMTNVPVGNCILGQKTEEVWSNVEPTTNEVTENDNEPSIVGKSVKPFANGDSLPVKRDSFLGGFDGSRGHTSEIRIHHEDLNAGFSSHQRVSFFWAEDYKCSICGVELPPSFVEERQEHSDFHLAERLQEEESGDNVISLTVKRSAYWSSVLKSSMCARLVQREHTIQDRKTRKKQKPSPTGGKHVPIDVYFAKTSQNF from the exons atgGCCGAAACCTCAAAGAGCAGCGAAAGCTCACTGGTCTCAGCCTCGGATGCCTACTGTTCTGAGCTTAAGCCATGGGAATCCTATCACACTGTCTACACTAACGCCAAAGCAG GTATGGAAGGGGTGGATAAGGAAAGAGTGCAGAGAATAGTTTACGAGATGAGTAAAGGTTCTAAATATTTTGAGAATGAGGAAAGAAAGGAGGCTTGTATGATGCAGAAAATCGAAAACATGCGCTCCCGTTCCGCTAAGCTCACTGCTGCTGATTTGTCTCACTATCAGAAG GTTGCTGATAAGAAGATTTTAGAGCTGGAAGCGCATCGTGATTTATTGAGGATTTGGCTGCATGTAGATATGGATGCTTTTTTTGCTGCTGTTGAGACATTATGTAATCCGGCATTACAAGGCAAGCCAATGGCTGTTGGTAGCATGTCTATGATCTCTACAGCGAATTATGAG GCAAGGAAATTTGGTGTACGAGCTGCTATGCCTGGATTTATAGCACGTAAATTGTGTCCTCAATTGATTTTTGTTCCTGTTGACTTCAAGAAATATACCCATTATAGTGAATTAACAAGAAAAG TTTTCTATAAATATGATCCCAACTTTTTGGGTGCAAGTTTGGATGAGGCATACCTGGATATAACAAATGTCTGCCAAGAAAGAGGCATAACTGGTGCAGAG GTGGCTGAGGAGCTCAGGAAGAATGTCTACAATGAGACGGGCCTTACTTGTAGTGCTGGAGTTGCACCAAATCGCTTACTTGCTAAG GTTTGCTCTGATATTAACAAGCCAAATGGTCAATTTGTACTACAGAATGATCGCGTGGCTGTCATTACATTTATTTCTTCACTTCCTATAAGAAAG ATAGGGGGGATTGGTAAGGTAACTGAACAGATCTTAAAGAATGTCTTTGGAATTACAACATGCGAGGAGATGCTGCAAAAGAGTAGTTTTCTCTGTGCACTTTTCTCCCGCTCTTCATCAG ACTTTTTCTTCTCAGTTGCTCTGGGACTTGGGGGAACCGATACCCCTCAAATTAGGTTTAGGAAAAGCATAAGCAATGAAAGGACATTTTCTGCCACTGGTGATGAGGAATTGCTTCACAAGAAAATAG TCGATCTTGCTGAAATGCTTTCTGCTGACATGAGAAAAGAGGGCATTAGTGGAAAAACATTGACGTTAAAGTTGAAAACTGCATCCTTTGAG GTCCGGACGCGTGCTGTAACTTTACCAAATTTTATAAGCTCCAGTGAGGATATTTTGAAGCATGCTTCAAAACTATTGAAGGCCGAACTCCCTGTATCTTTGAGACTGATAG GACTCCGGATGTCTCAGTTCAGTGATGACAAAAATGATGTTCCTTCTGATCCTACACAAAGAACTCTTTCCAACTATGTCATTCCGGGAGGTCCTTCCAGAAGTAATATCAATGACAGCATGCAGTTGGGCTCGGAAATTAGTGATAGTGCTTTTTCTATTGACACAGATGGAGATTTTCCAATTGACAGCCATGAGAGATGTTCTGAATCAGTGGATGCAAGCAGTTATGACCAAATGACCAATGTTCCTGTTGGGAACTGCATCCTGGGGCAGAAGACTGAAGAAGTTTGGAGCAATGTTGAACCTACGACCAATGAGGTGACAGAAAAT GATAATGAACCTAGTATAGTAGGGAAATCAGTTAAGCCATTTGCAAATGGAGATTCTCTTCCAGTAAAAAGGGATTCTTTTCTTGGAGGGTTTGATGGAAGCCGTGGACATACATCAGAAATCAGGATCCACCATGAAGATCTTAATGCAGGGTTTTCATCACATCAGAGAGTATCATTTTTCTGGGCGGAGGATTACAAGTGCTCAATATGCGGGGTGGAACTGCCTCCAAGTTTTGTTGAGGAAAGGCAGGAGCATTCGGATTTCCATCTTGCTGAGAGGCTTCAAGAGGAGGAGTCAGGAGACAATGTTATAAGCCTTACGGTTAAGCGGAG TGCCTACTGGAGTTCTGTTCTAAAGAGTTCAATGTGTGCCAGGTTGGTCCAGAGAGAACATACTATCCAGGACAGGAAGACAAGGAAAAAGCAGAAACCATCTCCAACAGGTGGTAAACATGTTCCAATCGATGTCTACTTTGCAAAGACGAGTCAAAATTTCTGA
- the LOC113762941 gene encoding uncharacterized protein LOC113762941 has translation MSRRQGRDSESRRHRSRFDEEPPSPKRSRRDGKPETERPPANSHLDNRDHSDRDQKHRRRLQDALPLEASSEQDSKVGGAALSKEKSDKASLDHEGTKVSLDPKDIPRSRSYFQHDDRGNAGQVSRSFGRRAATERGWWRDSKEQQSERGNRISTGDVQKKDDRAPRVHGEVNDAWRHDKYFQVEADPKQPAKKRSFREQKDQDDSGKAGKEVEELLKPNPEENPVSESARRDERGGYTSRHSDRPEQGFAGDREANKGDAWRSHFSSRDRYGNRPGNYRGRDRFTARQGYRATTRGRVEKWKHDLYDEANRSPSPKNEEDVVAKVEALLAS, from the exons ATGTCTCGTCGACAAGGCCGGGACTCGGAATCAAGGCGCCATCGTTCCAGGTTCGATGAAGAACCACCCAG TCCCAAGAGATCTAGGAGGGATGGCAAACCGGAAACTGAAAGACCACCTGCCAATAGTCATTTGGATAATCGAGACCATTCGGACCGTGATCAAAAGCACCGTCGTCGTCTACAGGATGCTTTACCTCTTGAGGCCTCATCAGAACAGGATTCTAAAGTAGGAGGAGCAGCTTTGAGCAAAGAAAAATCTGACAAAGCTAGTTTAGATCATGAAGGAACCAAGGTTTCTTTGGATCCGAAGGATATACCTCGGTCACGGTCATACTTTCAG CACGATGACCGTGGTAATGCCGGGCAAGTTAGTAGAAGTTTTGGTCGGAGAGCAGCTACAG AGCGTGGATGGTGGAGGGATTCAAAGGAGCAACAGAGCGAAAGGGGGAACAGGATATCTACTGGTGACGTTCAGAAGAAAGATGATCGGGCACCTAGAGTTCATGGAGAAGTCAATGATGCTTGGCGCCATGATAAGTACTTTCAAGTGGAGGCAGATCCCAAACAACCTGCAAAGAAAAGGTCATTCAGGGAACAGAAGGATCAGGATGATTCTGGGAAGGCTGGCAAAGAAGTGGAAGAGCTTTTGAAGCCAAACCCTGAAGAGAATCCCGTGTCAGAGAGTGCAAGAAGGGATGAGAGAGGAGGCTACACCTCACGTCATTCAGACAGGCCTGAGCAAGGGTTTGCTGGGGACAGGGAGGCAAACAAAGGTGATGCGTGGAGAAGTCACTTCTCATCAAGAGATAGGTATGGCAACCGTCCTGGAAATTACAGGGGGAGAGATCGATTCACAGCAAGGCAGGGGTATCGTGCAACAACAAGAGGCCGTGTTGAGAAATGGAAACATGATCTCTATGACGAGGCCAATAGGAGTCCTAGtccaaaaaatgaagaagatgtCGTTGCAAAAGTTGAAGCACTCTTGGCTTCATAG